In Drosophila ananassae strain 14024-0371.13 chromosome 3R, ASM1763931v2, whole genome shotgun sequence, the DNA window aaattatataattttttaggTTTTATCAAGAGGATCAACAGGATCAGGAAGTCTTTCCAGAGATTACTccataaagaaaatatataatatattttttaaggtaCTGTATAatcaaaattttcaaaaatttctttttttaactttttaaaaactgaaaatttCAAGAACCAGAGTCTAAACTTCTCAAAAAGTCTCTCAAGGGTTAAATGAAATCTCTGATCTTAACCCATCTGCCCTGCTAATAGATTGTTACATTCTCTTTATATGAGACCGGGGTCTGGAGACCCCACACTAGCCCACACTTCCTCCACCTCGGCCAGCTGTGAGGCCAGCAGACGTGTTGTTTTTTATGATTGCCCATTTTTGACaatgaataaaaattattatagtgTCGCACGTtttggtggctgtaatttaattaaaccGATGTCGCGACGACCCGCATCACGGTGTGCTCCATGAGGGTTTTCCCGGAATTTCCTCTGCCCCCAGCCCCCCCTCATACAGGTGACAAATGTCGGACAGTTCGGGAAAGTAACTAATTTATAAAGCCCATCTCTTGCTGGAGATTCCCAGCTGGAGGGCGGCTGTCTCTGAAGAAAGGATGATGGCGATTCGATGAAAAGTTAAACAAACCTCTCGAAAAGTCAGGACCTTTTTCGAATTTATTTGCACTGGACGCTGGAACGGAAGTGCCGCACAAATACAGCTGTTGGCCAAATGGATTTGTTTGGGAAACAAAATCGAAATGAAATCGTTTTTCGCCCTTCCACGAGGACAGTTCGACAGTTCATCAAACCGAGGGAGGAAGGTGTACGGTGGAGGAGTGGGAGATGAGGATGGGGTAGCCGGGAAAAACTTGTGCGGCTTCTGGCCGTGAGCCTGTGAACCTGTTTGcatcgaaaaaaataaagaatgaaagaaaaaaaatgccgACTGAAACCATGAATGAACTGCAACTTGGACATTGTCACTGTCAATATATAGAAATGCACTCAAGGTAACTTCCTACTTGTTTCGTATCCGATTTCAACCTAACCTCTTTTACACCGACAGATTATTGCGCCCCCGAGCCCCCCGCACACCCTCCACCACTTTCTACCATATGCTTCTCGGCTTAAACCGTCCAACCTTACCTTATATTTAGCGGTCAGCACCAGAGACACATAAAAGCCAACAACTACAAACTGAAATAGCAAACAAAATGGCGGACTTCCAGTGCTCCACTGGAGGGAGGCAGGGTAGGGGGCGCCACTCTGATGGAGTTCCCCGCCACCTTCGATATTGATTGATGGAACCAGCCGTTGGGTCTCCGAGAGCCACAACTTTTTTGCTGATTTCTGGGAGACGTCTTCTGTGTTGGCCTTAGAATATGTTAATAAAAGTTTCCAATTCaaacatttattaattattaacaCAGGGAAGGGCCTACCTATTTACATTAAATATCATGGTGGGTTTTTAAAAAGATTAATGTTTTTAAGTTCTTCTACCATTATAacagataattttaaaaaataaatggaaatataTAAAAGCTTTTTATTATAATCCATTAACTTAAAAAAGGTAGTTCAATTTGATACCTTTAACTTCCATAAGTACTTTTTATATCAAATAGAAGCAATTTTTAGTAAATGCCCTCATAATATtaggaaaattttatttaccaACAACTGCTTAAGATATCCTGTATCCTTGTACAGAGAAGGACTCCAGAGAATTGCGTTTTCTTTTCAAACAAACTTTAGAGttttaaaaaagaatttaCAACCGTCAGTTGTGTAAGAGTGTTTTTTTAAAGGACACTATTGTGTTGCCCCTGGGGACCTTAGATTGATGACAACATTTGTTGTGACAAGCATTAACTAGCGGTTTCACACACTAAATATCCATCCTACCCATCCCCCAAGATTCCAACACAATTAGCAGTGTAGGAGGAGTGCGACTTCCCCTCCAGAAAAGCGGAAACAAATTGGTGACACCTAAAACGGAGGGGCTACCCGGGGGTGTGTCTTGGAACATAGGATGTGTTTTCGGGGGGGAAGACACCTCTGGGGCATGGGGAAATATTAAtacaaataattaattatgttaagtaaacaaaaatgtagTACTAAACGGTGGGAGAGACGCTATATAGCTTTACTTCCCACAGGTTTTGTATTTCCCGCGCACCAAAAATTGTCTTCGATGAAACGGAGAACTCAGAGGAGCACTGGTTGCACTCGTTCGAATACGAGTCGTCAACATGTTTACATAAAACGGACttggttttcaattttttatatatataatatacgtatgtttaaatatattttgtattcacAAAATTCTGCTGATTGGCCCGAAATATGTTGCCCGGAATGTGCCGCTCGACCGCTCGGTAATTGGAGAGCACTCCTCCTAATCCTCTGCATAGGGCCTGTAGCTGGCTATCTGCCGGGCCACAATGTTGAGAATTTCGCGAGCTGCCATATCTTGTCGCTCGTCCACAATGGCCGTAATCCGGGCGCACTCCTTCACATAGTTCTCCAGTTCCCGCTGGTTGAGGGCCCTGCGCTGGGGCTCCTTGGACTGCAGGGCCTGTAGGCACTGGCCCGTCATGTGGGCCAACTGGGAGCGGGCTCCGCTGAACGTCTCGTCCAGATCGTACAGCTCCAGCGGCGGAGCTGGCGGTTCACTGAAGATGGGTGGAAATGTGGCCAACTGCAGGCTGGGCAGTGGTATCTCGAACTGCGGCTTGATTATCTTCAGGGGTTCGTACTTGACGTGCAACTGCTCGTAGGTGTCCATCACGTCCTTAAGAAGACGATTGCTCAAAGCACACAGATTCATGTCGAACATTTGCTTAAAGTCCGCCGGCATCTCGGAGCCAATGGAGTCGATCAGGCAGGCCTTGGGCATATCGGCCAGGAAGGCCAGGTCCGTGAAGTGCTTGTTGTCACTGAGCTGGGAAGAGAATGCAATTAGTAATCTATAAACAGAAATGTTCAATCAAGTCCTTGACCCACCTCCACATCATTAAAGTCCAAATGGGTATAGCTGATCTCCTCTCCTCCCAGGAGCTTCAGAAGATACTCCAACATGGCGTCGTTGGTTTTGTCCTGCAGATACTTATCATGCCATATATACCCAGAACCCAATGCCAGAATCTTTCCGCCTTTTCCATTGGTATAGTAACCAGCCAAAGGGCGATTGAAAGGATATACAACGGGTCCAGTGGTCAGCAGGACATTTGCTGGTTCGGAAACATTCAAGGTGGCCCCGTAAGGATATTGAAAGTGTATCTTGTACTTCTCGTCGCTGAAGTCGTAGTCCACCTTTTCAATGTCCAGCTTTAGAAGGTGTCTCCACATGGACTCGCACACCACACCTCCACCCACTGTGCACTCCTTGGGATGAAAATTCTTGTAGTAATGTGGTCGCACCACGTTGTCCCCATTGATATAGATTCCGTACTGCTCCAGAAAGAAGTTAACATTCGTATTGAACTCAGCCTCTCCACCTTCGCCCAGGAGCACCAACAAACTACCCCCTTGCACCTCCACATAGTGTTTCAGGACCTCGAACTCGTCCTCGGTAAACCGGTCCTGTGGTCCAGCCAGCACGAAAACTTTCACCTTTGCCAGGCGCTCTTTTCTAAGCTCAGCATCGTTTCTTGAATAAAAAACATATAGTTTTTAGATTTAGATTAAGTAAGAAAATCtatttattattcttaaagttttaaaacaaagctaaaaactttttcaaactGAAAACTTTTTGAACCACTTTTACTTTTCAAAAAGTTTAAACACTAGCAACAAACTATGTAAATTTAATCAGAAACTCTTAGTTTTAGACTTTTCctctttaaataattataaactaagctcatttctttttaaaaattactttaaatgttaaaaaccatttaaaataatttaaaattattatcttaCTGTTCGACACTCCAGTTGACCTTTAGCTTGCGGTGCAGCATCTTATAGTTGTCGGATAATTGAAATCGTTCATTTTTTGAAGTATCAAAGCAGATAACCGGCTTATTAGACATTTTTAATGGCTGTTCAacgtaaatatttatatttttgttttggccaagTGAAAAAATTTGGTTGCCGGGCAACTAAAAGCCGCCCTCTAGTGGATCCTAGACAAAATTCATAACCACACTTTACAACACTGTATTTCGATAGGCGATTTCGATTGTTCGTTATAAAATGtgtttaatgaaaaaattactGCAAATTACTGAAAAAAACGAgaaactttattattttttacccTAATATAAAGATTTCCATTATTTTTACTGCATATTATCAAAAATCGATTAACCGCAAATGATATCGATGATGACATCGGAGCTCTGCCACCTCTAACTCTCGCTGTGTGAAAAATTACGAAAGAATTTTTGGTGTTCACTCTTAAGACCGACCGAAATTTTCGCTAAACGAACAATGGCATCGATCTGTGGACGCATGGCGATCCGTGCCGCTGCACGCCAGAATGTTGCATACACGCCCGTGCGTTTCTGCAAAAGTAAGTGGAGAAAATCAGGCGGAAAACTCCCCGCCAGCTGAGATGCTTCGCCCGTCACGTTTGCCTTTTCCGGACGGGATGGGAGGCGATTTGCTGCTGGAATTGCATAATACCAAAGTGCATTGAGCTCAAATAAGAACCCTACCATGGCTGCTTGCATGGAAAGATGCAGTTTTCGCGGATGGAAAAGTGCGGAGAGTGCGAGGTTATGTAATAACTATGCGCAGGGAAATGTGTCTTGTGCACGGCTGCGGAGCGTGCGGGGGAGCGCATCGGAGTTCGCACCTACTGGATAGGATCACTCTGAGATTAATGGCTAATGACACTTCCATGACGCACCAACCACTTCTGGGGCGGCTCTGATGTTTATGTAACCAGCTGCTATTTGCTTATTTGCCACTGGCCTTATCAATTTATGAGCTAATATTCACCATTTCTCTTCCTTGCACAGTGATGAACGATCCATTGGAGCACGCCACCGGTATCGAGAAGCGAGAACTGCTTGCCAAGGCCGCTGGCAACGATAATCCCTTCGACATGAAGGTCTTCAAGCGGGGAGCCGGTACCAAGGAGAACCCCAACCTGATTCCATCGGCCTTCGATGCCCGCATTGTGGGCTGCATCTGTGAGTATACCTGGGCAGGATTAGGTCAAAATAATAGCACAATAGGACATATATTTAAAGCTCAAATTGTATAAACAATGGGCGATAGTAAACAAACAATAATTGCAATAGCTTTGCTTCCACTGTGCTATTATTTAAGACAAAATTCTTATGAAAAGATTAATAACAACCTTGTTTCTCCATAGGCGAGGAGGATCAGACCTACGTGCAATGGATGTGGCTGCAGAAGGGCAACCAGAAACGCTGCGAGTGCGGACACTGGTTCAAATTGGTGGAGAAGGCCGCTGTTTAaagttattattaattaattaaataaaccaattaataacaaaaacacaacaacCACTATTAAGCTAAAAGTCATCCAACTTAGCTGcccaaataaacaaacatcaatccaaaaacaaaaagaaaacctAAACCAAGAAAGAAATCGGGTGGCCACAGCTTTAATTTTCAGTTATGCCTCTTTATTTTCCGTCGCCGCTAAGGAGAGATGTTTAATTATATACTTAAGTGAACAATAAAGGCAACCAAGTGATTTCGAGTGAAAGTTTGAAGAGTTCTTTGGGCGAAAGGACAATAAGGACAAACTATAATAGTGTTATTGGTCATGGAGTTATATTTTAGGGCTATAGTATTAGGAAAGCTAGTAAGGTCAAGGTATCTTCCATATGCCACCGAAATTCAAGTTGAAATCCTAGCAACCCTTGcctaaaaaatttaaaaatataagtagGCTTTGGAAGACAAAATCAAGCAACGTCGTAACCAGCATACCAGCCAGTGTTCATTCCAAACCTAAACCTGAAGGGAACACCACTTCccacaattatttttttgtcacaTAAAAATCGGAGCAAATAAGCAAAACTGAAAAAATGTCCTCGTACATTTCGCGCTGGCTCAAGGCTCCGTCCGCTTCCAAGCGTCTTATTTCGCATTTGACTCAACGAGAAGGTAAGCTCAATTCCCTGCTGCGTCGCCTGGGATTGCAGCCGCAGTCGGGTGGAAGAGCAGCACCGGGACCGCGTCCCATCTCCACCACGCAGGTGCAGAAGTCAGGTGAGTGGAGAAGGATTATTTAATCTCGCAAGGACCCTAAGGCCAACCATTCCAATCAGTTCTTATTGATGATGACGAACTGGTTACCGGGATTCAGAAGCGCGAGTTGCAGCTCGCCAAGCAGGGATGCACTGATCCCTGGGGCGTTGGAAAGATCATCAGACGTGGTTCAGGACGCGAAAATGATCCTACAGTGCTGCCATCGGCTTTCGATTACCGCCTAGTGGGCTGCCTCTGCTTGGACGACCGCTTCGCCAAGTGGATGTGGATTGAGAAGGATGAGGGGCCCAAGCGCTGCGAGTGCGGCCACTACTTTGTGCTTAAGAATGTTTCCCCAATCTAAAATGTTCCTCCTGATACATTAACAGAGCGCTGTACACCCGAACATATTCACACTTTCACACAGATTTCACACACTCGACATACGCAGGGCACCATTGGTTTAAACCACAACGGACAATAAACATTGCATGATATTATCAACACAAACTCCTACATTTATTAAATCTATTTTAGCGTGTAGCCCGTCAGCAGGTAGCCACTGTTCCCGCTCATGTTCACCTCGGGGTGTGTGCGGTTCGGCAGGATCTGGTATGTGCGCAGCCAGTTGGATGTTAGATGCAGTCCTGTCACCTTTCCGGTTGCCTTTAGCTCCATGTACGTCTCTTGCAGGAGCTCTTTGCATGTCCCGAAGACTACCACGGGTCGGGATGGCTTCACGAGTGGCAGCAATGCTTCGAGAATGTTGGTCGGGTGCTCCTTGGCGGCCAGTACCAAGCTGTCGAATTTGGCATGCATGAGAGCGGCAGCTTTCTTATTTTCCAACTGCCATCGAAGAGGTCCTTTGGAGCCTAGAAATTGGACTTTAGTTATTCCCACTCCTGCAGGATATAGTCTTCACTTACCATTCTGATTGTCATCTAGCTTTGGCTTCTTGGTGCTGGGTTCTATGCTCTCTGGTTGCTCTTCCGTGGGGGTTTCCGGCTGAGCTTCCTGTGTCTCCACCTCACTGGGTTCCGTCGGAGGGACGTCCGATTCCTTAGACTCTCCTCCCTGATAGAATTCCCTCAAAACTGAGTACAGATTTACGGAAACGCACCGCTGCTGTTGTTCCAGAGGCAGTTTCAGTGCCAATAGAGCCTGTTTTTGGGGCACGTTGCCGGGATGCATGTGCACCAGGGTGCCCTCGGTTCCCGCTCCGATCGAGTTCAGCATGGCAGCTGGCAAGAGGCCATTGGTGCCGCTTTCGTAGAGCAGATAGCTGCCAAAGCCGCAAACGCCCGAGTAGGAAATGATTTGCGAGAGCGTGTCCACTCGGATGCCCATTATCTTCTCCGCATCCTGTCTGTAGAATATATCGACCATCAGTCGAATGGTGGGCTGGCGGATCTGAACAAACTCAAAGTACTTCTTCTCCTTCTTCCGAAGGTACTTCTCCTGGGAGTACTCTGTGCGGGCATGGAAAGTCTTTGAGTTCTCCACCAGCTTCTCGATGATCTTGCTGGATCCATTGCACTCCTCCCGGAGCTGTTCAATGTCGGAGGGCTTGAGAGCCTGCGCCTCCCCGTCGTCGCAGATGTCCCGGTTGTCGGCTCCGCTGCTGGAGATTCCCAGCAATTCCCGGGTGCTCCGTAGCTCCGTCTCGCTGCACAGCTCGAGGGCGTGTTGGCGCTGGGCTCCCCGTTTCCCAGGTTTCGTTTCCTTGACGCACATTTTGAACGTAGAGCCATAGGGCTGATCTAGCAGGGATTTCAGCTCGAGGGTTTCCTTTCCCAGCGTGGCCGTGGTGTCCAGGCTGCCGAACTTTTGCAGTTTCGTGTACTTCTGACGCTGGATGACTATGTAGTCGCCCAGCTGGATGCTGGGGGTGGACATGGTGGCGAATCTCtgttataatttaataaacaacGTGCTTTTCTTGAAAACAACGAAAAGCCGCTGAGGAGATGACGGAAGCAGTGATGCCTCTCTAGCTATTATTTTTGTGAAGCTAGTATCTAACTATCTTTTTCTGTACAAATCTgaacaaatttatttaaaagcaaaTTTATTAAGGTTCATTTATTAATGTagcaatatttaaaaattaaataacctCAAGTAAGATTTTTAGGAGAAAGTAACAGGGTAGTTGCTTTGTTCTTGTCTTAATCTTGAACTACCAAGAATAATACAACaaaacttaaaatttttatCTCTATAGTTTTATCTAAATATTCTTATAattctttaatatttaagaattCAATTCAAAAGTTAGCCCTTTTCATATAGATTTTTGTGCCAGCACTGGTGTAGTGATGGTACCTGTTGCTGAGAAATCGATTGGGAAAAAATAAGAGTGTTCGGTCACACTGCCAGCTAACCTCCAGTTAACTGTACATCTCCGATGGAGTGTACACTGTATCGCTGATAACTTGTCGGCGATAATCCAAGATAACGAGTACAAGAAACGCGTGCCTTAATGCCTCTTCGATCTGTTCTATAATCACGGCCCGCCCCGTCGGTTCTTCGGCACTGCAGTTGCCTCCAAGCGAGCTAGTACGTAATTCCCGGCCACGTGATCGTCCTAACCCCCTGCATGGGTTCTCCACAAACTTGAAATAGGAGAGGCTCGAAACAGGAGCCCGAAAATCAAACATCCCGCCCTTCTACCGGCTTGGCGTCGTCCCCCGTCGTCGGTCAACCAGCGAGAATAACTGACCGCGCAAGTTTTTGGTTTACGCCCCAATAACTGCTGTGGCCCGCATAACTTGAACCAGAAACCGAaacagaaccagaaccaggcTCAATCTCACAAACAGTAGCAGCATAATTATGGCGGAGAGCAAATCGGAGAAGTTGCCGTTCATCGGGAAGCAGCAGGGTCCAGTTCCGGTGACACTGAATCCCTCATGGGAATCAAAGCTACCGCCCGTGGAGAGCAAGCCCTCCGTATCCACTGGAATTCTGGGCCTGCCTATCCCGAAGGACAAGTACCTTATCGTGTTCTACATCTTTTTACTGCACGGCTTGGGGACGCTGCTCCCGTGGAACATGTTCATCACGGCCAAGAGCTACTTCGAGGACTTCAAGCTGGGCAACAACACAGTGCCCACGGACGTTAACTATCGGACCAATTTCATGCAGAATCTGGGCTTCGCCTCGCAGATTCCCAACGTCCTGTTCAACTGGCTGAACATCTTCGTCAGCTTCGGCGGCGACCTGACCAGCCGCATCGTCTACAGCATCGTCGTGGAGCTGATCATTCTGCTGGTGACCATTGTGCTGGCCATGGTGGACTCGTCCGAGTGGCCGGGCGTCTTCTTCTGGACGACCATGGTGTGTGTGGTGCTGCTGAACGTCTGCAATGGCATCTATCAGAACACCATCTATGGCATTGCGGCAACTCTGCCAATTAAGTACACCGGAGCCGTTGTCCTGGGCTCGAACATCTGCGGCTGTTTCACATCCGCGCTCATCCTGATCTGCCAGACCTTCGACTCGAAGAGGACCCAGGCCATCTACTACTTTGTTACGGCCATCCTAGTGCTGCTGCTCTGCTTCGACACGTACTTTGCCCTGCCCCTGAACAAGTTCTTCCGGCACTACGAGAGCCTCAGCCACAACAGCGAAAAGAAGACAGAGTCCAAGCAGCCGTTGAAAGTACCCTACTGGCAGATCTTCAAGAAGGCATCGCCGCAGCTGTTGAACATTTTCCTGACGTTCTTCGTGACTCTATCGGTGTTCCCGGCCATCCAGTCGAATGTCCGTCGCTCCGATCCAGACTTTGCCATCGACAGTGAATTCTTCGTTCTCATCACCTGCTTCCTGACCTTCAACGTGTTCGCTATGCTGGGCAGTCTGACCACGTCGTGGGTGCAGTGGCCCAAACCGAGATTCCTTTGGCTGCCGGTGGTGCTGCGTGTGGTCTTCATCCCCTTGTTCCTCATGTGCAACTACGTGCCGCCGGACACCATACGATCGGCGACCGTGTACATCGACAACGACTGGATCTATTGGGGAATGGGTGCTCTGATGGCCTACAGCTCCGGCTATCTCAGCTCCCTAGGCATGATGTATGCCCCCCAATCGGTCGCTGCCAAGTATCAGACAACGGCTGGAATGTTCGCCGCCGCCATGCTGATAACTGGCATCTTTTCCGGAATTATGTTCTCATATCTGGGACCCGGATTCGTCGTGTGacaatttataattatttatgtatGCCTCTTTGACAAATTTCAACCCGCATTGATTATAGTTCGTAGGCTATTGGCCAGTTGGTTTTGCATTTTAACCAATCCATTCTTAACGCGTTTCATTcaataaagtttttaatttttatttcaattcatCAACTGCATTTAAAATTAACATATAATAGTacaacaattaaaaaataaaataacaaaaatgcCTATTATCCATGTGGTTGATGTCGCTCCGCCCAAAGATCAAAGAACTTCTGGCAATTGGGTCCTAATTGGCGATTGTATGAATCAATTAGGGGTCCGACAGGTCAACAAAATATTTGGTTTATTTTATCACAGCCTCATCCGGCGAACATCAAACCACAATGTTTATACAGAACTGGCACACAT includes these proteins:
- the LOC6498504 gene encoding intraflagellar transport protein 52 homolog, with protein sequence MSNKPVICFDTSKNERFQLSDNYKMLHRKLKVNWSVEQNDAELRKERLAKVKVFVLAGPQDRFTEDEFEVLKHYVEVQGGSLLVLLGEGGEAEFNTNVNFFLEQYGIYINGDNVVRPHYYKNFHPKECTVGGGVVCESMWRHLLKLDIEKVDYDFSDEKYKIHFQYPYGATLNVSEPANVLLTTGPVVYPFNRPLAGYYTNGKGGKILALGSGYIWHDKYLQDKTNDAMLEYLLKLLGGEEISYTHLDFNDVELSDNKHFTDLAFLADMPKACLIDSIGSEMPADFKQMFDMNLCALSNRLLKDVMDTYEQLHVKYEPLKIIKPQFEIPLPSLQLATFPPIFSEPPAPPLELYDLDETFSGARSQLAHMTGQCLQALQSKEPQRRALNQRELENYVKECARITAIVDERQDMAAREILNIVARQIASYRPYAED
- the LOC6496999 gene encoding cytochrome c oxidase subunit 5B, mitochondrial → MSSYISRWLKAPSASKRLISHLTQREGKLNSLLRRLGLQPQSGGRAAPGPRPISTTQVQKSVLIDDDELVTGIQKRELQLAKQGCTDPWGVGKIIRRGSGRENDPTVLPSAFDYRLVGCLCLDDRFAKWMWIEKDEGPKRCECGHYFVLKNVSPI
- the LOC6497000 gene encoding equilibrative nucleoside transporter 1 yields the protein MAESKSEKLPFIGKQQGPVPVTLNPSWESKLPPVESKPSVSTGILGLPIPKDKYLIVFYIFLLHGLGTLLPWNMFITAKSYFEDFKLGNNTVPTDVNYRTNFMQNLGFASQIPNVLFNWLNIFVSFGGDLTSRIVYSIVVELIILLVTIVLAMVDSSEWPGVFFWTTMVCVVLLNVCNGIYQNTIYGIAATLPIKYTGAVVLGSNICGCFTSALILICQTFDSKRTQAIYYFVTAILVLLLCFDTYFALPLNKFFRHYESLSHNSEKKTESKQPLKVPYWQIFKKASPQLLNIFLTFFVTLSVFPAIQSNVRRSDPDFAIDSEFFVLITCFLTFNVFAMLGSLTTSWVQWPKPRFLWLPVVLRVVFIPLFLMCNYVPPDTIRSATVYIDNDWIYWGMGALMAYSSGYLSSLGMMYAPQSVAAKYQTTAGMFAAAMLITGIFSGIMFSYLGPGFVV
- the LOC6498503 gene encoding tRNA (adenine(58)-N(1))-methyltransferase non-catalytic subunit TRM6; the encoded protein is MSTPSIQLGDYIVIQRQKYTKLQKFGSLDTTATLGKETLELKSLLDQPYGSTFKMCVKETKPGKRGAQRQHALELCSETELRSTRELLGISSSGADNRDICDDGEAQALKPSDIEQLREECNGSSKIIEKLVENSKTFHARTEYSQEKYLRKKEKKYFEFVQIRQPTIRLMVDIFYRQDAEKIMGIRVDTLSQIISYSGVCGFGSYLLYESGTNGLLPAAMLNSIGAGTEGTLVHMHPGNVPQKQALLALKLPLEQQQRCVSVNLYSVLREFYQGGESKESDVPPTEPSEVETQEAQPETPTEEQPESIEPSTKKPKLDDNQNGSKGPLRWQLENKKAAALMHAKFDSLVLAAKEHPTNILEALLPLVKPSRPVVVFGTCKELLQETYMELKATGKVTGLHLTSNWLRTYQILPNRTHPEVNMSGNSGYLLTGYTLK
- the LOC6496998 gene encoding cytochrome c oxidase subunit 5B, mitochondrial; translated protein: MASICGRMAIRAAARQNVAYTPVRFCKMMNDPLEHATGIEKRELLAKAAGNDNPFDMKVFKRGAGTKENPNLIPSAFDARIVGCICEEDQTYVQWMWLQKGNQKRCECGHWFKLVEKAAV